The genomic stretch caGTGTTGGGCACAGTGTGCAAGGGCTTTATGTCCATTGCGAGGTTGGTAttgtcccattttgcagatgaggacaaAAACCTGTCTAAGCTAGGAAACAGCAGGTCCCTATGGAACCCCGGTGGGCCTGCCTCCAAAACTCCCTCTCACTCCACTGTCCTCCACGTGCAGCGGGCCCATCTGCCCCACTTATTCCACCCCCCAGCCAGGCACAGGGGAGAGTTCACGCAGAAggctccctcttcttctcttcctcaggAAGCCCGTACAAGAAGTGTTGGTGGGAGCTGTGGGCCAACAGGGTGGCTCCGTGGGCAATGGAACAGGTCCAGACCTGGGGAAGGGGTGACTGTGAGAACAGCCCCTCTGGGGGAGCCCCAGtccacccaccccctgcctccaTCTATTGCCCCCTCTCCTTGCCCTCCCCGTCCCAAGGCACCCGCTGACCCTACAGTACCAGGTAGGTGGTGAGGCCCAGGTAGGCCACGGCCAGCAGGGCTACAAGGCTGAAGtaggcggggtgggggaggctgggcaggtAGCTGACCACGAAGTAGAGGTTGATGGCACAGATCAGGGCCATGATGGAAGACGTGATGGCCTTGCTTAGCCTGGAGGACAGGAGGGAAACGCAGGACTGGTTGCATCTCCTCCCGGCCAGTGCCCTGAGCCAGCCTGAAGCAGGGGTGGGGCTAGTGGAGAGGTAACCAAGCCAGCCTCCCTGGGCTGTGAGACCTGGAGCAGCCCCGCCCACTTCTGCCCCTTGGGCTCTCCAGGCTCCACTGCAGTGGGGTTTGGCAAGAGCAGTCTGGGGTGAAGGTGAAGAGCGCAGGGTCTAGAAACAGCCTCCATCCCCAGATTTCAGGCCTGGCTCCCCCATTTGCtaggtgtgtgaccttggacaagttccttaacctctctgagctcatcTGGATAATAGGGATAGTAATGGTCATTCCTACCGCCAGGTGACTGTGAGGATCAAATGCCAGAATGCAAGTTCGGTGCCCGGGATGGGGAGTACTCACCAGCCATTGGCAAACTCCTGCATGAGGGCGGGCATGCTGGTGAACGTGAGAATGGGCAGCACGGCGAAGGGAAGCTGGGGAGAGTAGGGAGGATGGGGCTGAGGTCCTCTGGCCTCGGAATACAGTGAGGAGAGAAGGGGGCCGGGGCTCCTATCATCCTCTGcctggctgtgtgtccttgggcaagtctcctaacccctctgagcctcagtttctcctctgtgCCTTCCACGCTTGTGGGGCTCCAGAGCAGGAGAAAGTGTTTGGGGGCCGTGGTcgcaggctgcctgggtttgaagCCCGGCTCTGCCACTGGTCCCTTAACTGCGTGCATCAGGTTTCCAAGACGCCAAATGGGGAAGATGGTGGTTTGTACCTCTGGGCTGGCTGTGGGATTACGTGAGTCTCTTTGGCAAGGTGTGTTTAGATGGTGCCTGGGAGGGGGCTAGGATCAATACAGGGGATTGCCGCGGTCCCTGTGTAGCTCCTCGGGGGCCAGGGGCGATGGGCCCGCCCTCACCAGCAGGCTCTGCAGCACGTTGAGCAGGTCATTGAGGCCTGACAGGTCTCTCAGGTCCCTGAAGATGGCCACGAGCACTGTGGGCAGGATGGCGCAGGAGCGAGTGAGGAGGACGCGGGCAAAGCGCGGCCACCGCAGCTTCAGGAAACCCTGGGGAGTAGGGTGGGAAGGTCGGTGGCTGGGTTCAAGACGGGAAATTGCAGGAAGACCTCTGTCTTCCCGCCGCCCATCTCACGCCTGGGGGAACCCCCTGCTTCGGCACCTCTGAAATAGGACGGTTCCACCCCTAGCTGGCGGGAAATTAGAGGAATGCCCCTCCCACAGCTGATGGCTGCAGCCTAAAGAGTGTTGGGGGAAAGCCTCCTAGCCATCCGTCCTGGGTCTGCAGCCTTGGGCCAGTCGCCTCGCCTTTCTGAATCTGTTTTCTCGGCTGTAAAGTGGGGCTTAAAGGGGCTGCTTTAGGATCTGGGCTGTTTAAGGATCACTAGAGCCCCTGACTGAGCCCCAGATAGCACGCCAGTTGACCTCGaacccctggccccaggccccacctccatCACAAATTGTCCCGCGTAGGTGCCAGTCATGGTGGAGCTCTGCCCGGCAGCCAGGATACCCACCGCCCAGATGTAGAGGGCTGCGGGGCCAAAGATGCAGCCCAAGATCACACCctggagggggggcaggggatCAGATCCatggccccgccctcctcccaggACACGCCCTTAGTGGGCGTGGCAAAGGAGCCTGCTGACTCTTGCCCTTCCTCGCCCACCTCTGCCGCTCGCTTACTCCTTGGTAAATGTCCACGTTCACTGTGCGGTTGTTCCTGGGGAAGATCTTGGCATAGTCGTGGAGGCTACTGTTGGCACAGACGTTGAACTGCGGGCACCGGGGCAGTGGAAGGAGATGTGAAAAGCACACACTCAAGTCTTAGAAGCTCAGACCGCCAGGCCTTGACcaggggtggcggggagggccGCGTCTCGCCAGACATATTTTATTTGGCTAacaagttgtttttctctttaatgtgAGTTTActgccaacatttaaaatttacagCTCACATGGAAACCTGGTTTCTGGGGGGTCTGCTGGGTCTGTAAGAGCTGGCATTGTCACAGAGAGACAACTGGCTGGCAGTGACTCAGGctgccccactgtcccctcttcCCCACACCGCACCTACTTCCCACTGCTCTGTGACCGGCCGGGGCTGGAAGACAAGGGTTTGCCGTCCCCGTTTAGACCTCTCTCCTCGTGTCGAGGAGCAActggagacccagagaggggGGTAACCTTGAAAGGTCATATGGCAAAACAGCCCCTTCTTCTAGGCACCTCCCTTGGATGTCTGGGCCTTGTAGCCCCTCATGTGGCTCTGACCCTCCAGAACCCTCCTGCAGGGAGCCAGTAGGGTGGTGAAGAGGGTCTCAGCTAGAGGCTAGGGTCACAGACCTCCTCGCCCACCACTGCCTGGAGAGTAGGGCAGAGACTCAAAGGGCTTAGGGGTGTCACCTCGGGGCCCCGGGATTGTGACAGTGTGGGGAGGCGCGGGGTGTCTCACCGCAGCCTGGTTGGTTTGCTGGTAGAAGGCCTGCCCGAAGACGGCCACGACAAAGAGGTTGAtgaagaaggagacagagagagcgaTGGCGGCCTCGATCAGGAAGTACATGTTGGCCTCTTGGATGTCGGCCCTTCGGGTCCGGTCTATGTCTCGAGACTGTGTGGtccaaggggagggaggagccaaAGTCTCTCAGAGCCACCCCAGCATCCTCCGCACTCACACCTCCACCTGTGTTCTCCGGAAACCCCGGTTCTTTCTGGAGCCCCCTGCAGGGCAGTCTGGGACGGGCCCGGTGGGCCAACCCGCTGCCTAGCCCCTGATCTTCCTTCCCATCCTTCCTGTTCGAAGGTCACGCCCTTGGAAAGGTCCTGTCTCAAGGAGCCCCCTCCTCAGTCATTCTCTGTCGTTCCTCTGTGTTTTGTTCCCTTCAGAGCACCTTGCACGGTTCCTAATTCTTCCCATTATTTTTTACCTGCTTCTGGCCTGTCTCCCCCACTAGAATGCAGGCTAGGAAGGCGGAGGACTCGTCGTCTTTTCATCAGTGACTCCCAGACCCCAGTGCACACTAGATGCTCTGTTACTAAATATTGAATAGAGGATGATTCTCTGTCCACCTAAAATCTGGCGGGCGGGAgccaaaggggaggagctccAGGCTTGGCGGTGGGGCCAGGGTGACGCTGAGGGACCAGgcacctctccctccctgcccctcggcTCACCTTGACCAGGGCCGAGTGCAGGTAGATGTTGTGGGGCATGATGATGGCGCCAACGATGCCCACGGCCTGCAGCAACTCGGGCTGGCCGCAGCCGGGGCACAAGGGCAGGAACAGGCCTCGCAGGAGCGCTCCCTGATCCGGACGAGCCACCACGTACTGTGGGGAGGAGCCTGGTCAGGCCAGCCTTCGCCCCTGCAAAGCCGCTCTCGCTCTCCACCCACACCCTGACCCCCCAGGCTCTgatgcaggaggcagagagagggtggttttggggggggggctgttgcTGCTCTGGCTTCCCACCTCATAGCCGAAGGTCAAGGCCATAATGGTAATAAGGAATCCAAAAAAGGCTTCCAGCTTCCGCAACCCtagggagagagcaagggagagaacacacacacacacacacacacacacacacaagactgTAACGTAAGCAATGGCGACACGATGGTGAAATCTCGAGCACTTTTGTCCAGGCACCGAGCCACATGCCGAACCTATGTTCCCTCAGTacatcctcaccacagccctctGACGTCTGTGCTGTTACTTCCCCCGTATCATGAATGAAGAAACAGCAGTCTGAGTAACATGCTCAAGGCCACGAGAGTGAGGAGCGCAGCCCTCCCGCAGCAGGACGGCAGGGCCCCCGAGGGCTCCTGCATTCACTGGCCTGCCCCGCAGTACCGTCCCCTCCGGGGGGAGGCCCACACCTACCGTAGCTatccaggaaaaggaagaagaaagtgtcCACGATGGTGATGAGGACGCCACCCCAGAGAGGGATTCTGAAATGGCAGTGGCCTGGGTCAGCCTGGCGGGTCCCAGGCTCCAGAGCTCCCACCCTCAGGGCTGGAGACTATGAACTCTGACTCCCTGGGAGCAGGGCCCCGAGtggccccagggccacaggagaggggagcaggagTGTGCTGGAGGTGGAAGATGGCACAGAATGTGAGAAGAAGGCCCGAGATGGGCGGTGGGGGGGGACCTGAACGGCAGTTAGCGTGGGGCTGCAGCCTGAAGGCTGTGTGGTCACTGACATCTCCGTGACTCCACACAAATCACTTTGcatttctgggtctctgtttcaCCATTTAGCAAATTGGGCAATGACTCTGAGTCAGAGGGGACTGCAAGATGAAAGGACCGGGGGAATGGGGGGGAGTAGGAGGCCTGGGGAAGAAGTAGCAGCTGTTTCCAGCGCTGGACCGAagggccggggcccggggcagCACCTCCCAGCCGAGAGCAGACCGAACGCTATGGCTGTGCCGATGACCTCCTGCATGTCTGAGCCCACGATGGCCAGCTCGATGGTCAGCCAGAGGAGAGTGCGGGGCACCTAGGGGAGGGGGCAGCCGTCATCCAAGCTGGCCGGGCGCCCGTCTCAGCCGCACACTCACCTTTCCACACTTGGCACCGTTCTGCTGGGTTGGAAGCCTGCAGACCACACTGGCAAGAAGGCCTTGCCAGCCGTCTTCCCGCTGGGTTTGGCAGGAAGCACCCATGGGAgatggaaaggcagggagaagtcACTCTTCCCCTGCCTCTGGCGGTGTTTCTGGCAGTGGCACCAGCAAAGGCACCGGGCGAcctgggctccagcagccccGGGGGCCATAGTGGCAGAGGTGGCCGTGCTCCCAGAGGCTCAGCTGCAAATGATGGCTCTTGGGCTCCCGCCCAGCTGCTTTCTGAATCCTGGACAACATCTCCTTCCCCTGCTAGCCCGGCCCTTCCAACACCTTTGTGACTGCATCCCTGCATTGAATACCTTTGAACGAGCTCATGATGAATTCGGTTCTCCTGCCTGGACACGGCCAATAGCCAAGGCCCCGGCGCGGCGCCCAGCCCAGCCGACGGCCATCCCAAACTGACGCCTACCTGTTCTTtgccttaggcaagtcacttctctGGGTTTCAATTTCCCTTTCTACGAAATGAACAGGGCATGGCTAATGTCCCTCTGAGTCCGTGTGCTACTAGTtcgagcctcagtgttctcatctgtccAATGGACTTGTAACATCTCACTTGAGGTAGATATTTATTCGATCGTGGACGCTTCATGTGGCTATTTTGGGTTTGGGCCCTGTGGGTGTGTCCCGCCCAGCCCACCAAGCTCACCTTAGGGTAGTAGAGATGGCAGACCTCGCCCAAGTCCTTGCCCGTCACCACGCCCAGCCGGGCAGCAAGCCGCTGGCAGAGCAAACCCAGCACGGTGGCCCATAGCAGCACCCAGAGCAGCTGCGAGAAGGCGGGGAGAGGCTGTCAGTCGGAGCGGCCGGTCTGCTAACCCCGGAACTGGTGGCACCCTCTGGCCAAGCCCATTCCTTGGGGCGAGACTGGGGGGGATGGAGCAAGAAGACCaacctcctcccccaaccccacatgCTCACACGCTAGCAAGGACGCCCTGGGGGCCTTGTCTAGATCATCTGAACTTAACACCTTCCCCTGGGCACAGCAGCCATGCCAGGCTACTCTAGGGACATGTGGCAAGCTGGGGTCTCCACCTACTCAACCTGGGCACCCCCCTCCAAACAGTGCCCCtaactcagtcactttgaatccAGCCACAGCGCCAGCCTGCAGGTCCGACTCGATATTTCCGGGGTCCAGGAAAGCGATGCTCATGAGGAAACCGGGCCCCGTGAAGGCCCACAGCTTCCTCAGGCTGAACGTGccctgtgggagggagagggggggaagaGGCCTTGAGTGTAGGGGCTGTAACGCCGGCCTTGGCCCACCCCCAGCTGCACCTCAAGGGGCTTATCAtcagcccaggcccctggccctcTATTCCCTGTTCCTGGAGCCGCACCCCACAGGGGTTAGTGGAAAACGTGGGGTGGGAGGAACCAGCAGGATCTGCTGAGTCACAGCCCAGCGGCTGAGGCATCTGGCACATTCAGCCGCCTGTCTACACCTGACCAGCCTCCGTCCTGCAGGCGCTGACTCTGCAGATCCTCAGAGCCCCGCCACGGGGTTTTCCTGGGGTCAGACCTCCCCGGTCCAGTCCTTCCCTCCCAAGCCCCTTGTCTACCATAGGCCCTCCTCTCTGGAGTCCACTGAGCCAagggtccccctgcccccattccaGGCTTGGTCTGGCAGCCTGGGATCTGCTAAAGGTTCTGGAAATGCAGGGTGACAGCACCCTGGCAACCAGCCTGCAGCCTCTTTCAGCTCTCCCTGCACCCTTGCCCAGGTCCTTTCGTTTAACAACACACCCTTGAGGCTCCAACCTGAATTCACCCCAAGTCCCTTTCCTTTCTTAGGAAAGCTGAGATTCATCCAGAAAACCACTTGATAATGCTTAGACCGATGATAAACTAAGTGCTGGGCACAGAAGCAGGAAGGGGGCAGTTACACTGTTCATCCCTTCTTCTCGGAGTTGGAAGGGACTTGCCACAGTCTTTAGGGGatgtccctcccccagcctgtgagccgcaatccccccaccccaactgccCCCTGTGCCAGGTCCCTGTCAATCCTGAAAGGCCCAGGAAGTTTCCTACCGGTTGTGCATCTGGGATGGGGATCTTCTCGCTCAGGTAGGTGGCTCCAGGAGGCGCTTGCTGCGGCCCTgcagtgggtgggctggagaTGGAGCCATAGTGGGGCTTGTCTGGCCTTTGGGGGCCCCTGTCACCTGCAAAGGGTCCCATGAGGCATGGTGAGTTGAGACAAGAGAGTAAGAAGCTAGCAGCTGAGCAATTGACAGCCGAATACCGAGGGCCACCTGCCGAGAGATAGAACACCCAGGCCCCAGCTGTGTTTCAGTGCCAGGCCCAGGGAAGCAGCAAACCGGCTGGTGACCACCAggaccaactgcaatgactaaagaccccctgccctggcactgaccactCAGGAAAGGCTACAGCCCTGAACGGACACACCTGTAAAAATGATGGCTATTCTGCTGGAgctctcccctgagacctcccctaagatacTCCCGCAGGAAAGAGATAAAGGCCTCAAGACAAAGGCCCCAGAGCTCCTGCTCTCCAGTTCCTTGCCCTTCTACTTTGCCCACAGGCAGGTGTCTGCTAACCTCTCGGGcagtgggcagctggcagcttgtcccaggccaACCCCCTGAACCCGTCCCCAAAGCCGCCTTTTCTCAGTGAGCTAAGGCAGTTCAGCCTGGGCTCTCCCATTGCCTCTTCCGTGCTAAGTCCTTccttgtctcactgtccccagctctaaTAAATGTATCCTGATGGTCGCCTGGACTTGGGTTGTAAAATGTCTTCTACGCAAAGTCAAGAACCCATGTGCCCCAGCTGGCCTTAGGGAGTCCTGCTCAGGGCCTGGCCCCTGTCTGGAACAGAGTGACCTGCACCTTTCTGGTGGCCCAGGGCTCAAACCagttttcctcctcccccacctcctcctggcaAAGTGCAGAGTCAAGGCCTGGCTGAGCAGAGGCCCCTGACGCCTGCCTGGTGTCCGCCACCCTTGGACAAACGTCCCAGACAGTGTGGGAAGTGGAGCCTTCCGAGTGATTCTCTTGCACTGGcacgtgtagctcagtggactgagagtgggctgcaaaccaaagggctactagttcgattcccagtcagggcacatgcctgggttgcgggccaggtccccagtgggggacacatgagaggcaaccacacactgatgtttctcttgctctctttctccctctcttccccactctctaaaaataagtaaatctttaaatatatatatatacacacacacacacacaatcttaaaaaagaatgccTCTCCTTCCGTGTGAGGACAGAGATCCCCAAATCCAGGTCTCTCTGCCTCAGAGGGCGTAGGGAGGGACACCGGGCTCTGAGGGGGGCTACCTGACCCTGACACGTGTGTCCTTGGGCCTCACCCCCGCCTCCTCCAGCAGCCAAAGAAATTCCGGGGTCTCCAAATGCACAGAGATCAGACAAAGGGGACATCACACCCTGGGGGATGCAGAGAACTCAACTCCAGGTTCATGCCCAGAATTATGGTCCAGACCGGGACTCTTGCGGGCGACCAGGGGCTTCCTTTGCCTCCCTGACacgcccctgcccccatccctggAGGGAGCTACTCACCCATCCCGAGGACCACAGGTCAGGCCCTCTGTGCGCGTGAGCGAGCCGAGTGCCGGGCAGCTCTGCAGCCCACTTTCCCTCTCCGGGTGCCGGCGCCCTCAGTGTGCGAGCCCACACCCTCTCACTCATCCTCGGCCGAGCGTGGCTAATCTCACACACATTGTGAAACACTTTCCAAAGGCAGAAGTGGCAGCTCTGGCGGAAGGATCTGGTTGGCTACTGGGTGGACTTCTGTTCCCTTTCTGGCCTGAGCCCCACACTACCTCTGGCCTCCTTCCAGACACCCCATGTTCTGTGTCTCCCAAGTTAGCTCTGATTTCCTGCCACTTGGGCATGTTCATACCCAGATCACTTGActgcccccgccctcctcccacATGGGCACCCAGGCTCTTCCCTTCAGTTGGGAGTCCCAGGGCTACTGGTCGGATTAACGGGAGCGgggaccagggtgggggggggtctgATGGTTGCCTGGGCTGCCGTGTCCCACTGAGTGCCTCGCAGGAAAAGATCCTCCAGGCACTGGCCCAGAGACATGCATCCAAGACACGGGCCCCGGAGATCCTCAGCAGAAAGGAGCACTGGGCCCCtggtcctggttctgccactgacTCACTCGTGATTACACCAGATCGTGCCCTCTCTCTGAGCTT from Phyllostomus discolor isolate MPI-MPIP mPhyDis1 chromosome 4, mPhyDis1.pri.v3, whole genome shotgun sequence encodes the following:
- the SLC11A1 gene encoding natural resistance-associated macrophage protein 1; amino-acid sequence: MGPFAGDRGPQRPDKPHYGSISSPPTAGPQQAPPGATYLSEKIPIPDAQPGTFSLRKLWAFTGPGFLMSIAFLDPGNIESDLQAGAVAGFKLLWVLLWATVLGLLCQRLAARLGVVTGKDLGEVCHLYYPKVPRTLLWLTIELAIVGSDMQEVIGTAIAFGLLSAGRIPLWGGVLITIVDTFFFLFLDSYGLRKLEAFFGFLITIMALTFGYEYVVARPDQGALLRGLFLPLCPGCGQPELLQAVGIVGAIIMPHNIYLHSALVKSRDIDRTRRADIQEANMYFLIEAAIALSVSFFINLFVVAVFGQAFYQQTNQAAFNVCANSSLHDYAKIFPRNNRTVNVDIYQGGVILGCIFGPAALYIWAVGILAAGQSSTMTGTYAGQFVMEGFLKLRWPRFARVLLTRSCAILPTVLVAIFRDLRDLSGLNDLLNVLQSLLLPFAVLPILTFTSMPALMQEFANGWLSKAITSSIMALICAINLYFVVSYLPSLPHPAYFSLVALLAVAYLGLTTYLVWTCSIAHGATLLAHSSHQHFLYGLPEEEKKREPSA